In Marivirga salinae, a single window of DNA contains:
- a CDS encoding cadherin domain-containing protein: MRKLSFILIFLFSLSLSFGQDVSTATFLREKGLFPDLSGPTGLAISSDGTKMFVSGNPVSGEGIALYDLSTAYDVTSAIRNTTVFLDISASGYSPVDIAFNSDGTRLFIMASKFDGVEYFEEILRYDLSTGFDLNTASFVTAFDVTTQEDFTTGIALSADGTKVYVIGKTNNTVLEYSMPTAYDLANASATGNTINVSTETTAPEAIRFSNDGSQLFVLYSENATALEIYVYNLSSPYTLTGASYAGTGASPALDFNRVWAQGMVFSGEDKMYLVGTNSTDAPIVEYDLTVPAGDTEPPVFTSLTTASFAENGTGVVYTAAASDATSVTYGLATGEDNDLFNINATNGELTFKSAPDFEAPADGNTDNDYKITITATDGINAASELSVNITVTNLNDNTPVINASQSFTVDENAAAATAVGTVAATDEDAGTTLSSWSITGGTGASVFSIDASTGQITVASGASIDFETTPSYTLTITVSDGANTSDAGTVNIAVNDLNDNTPVITASQSFTVDENAAAATAVGTVAATDADAGTTLSSWSITGGTGENLFSIDASTGQISVATGASIDFETTPSYTLTITVSDGTNTSDAGTVNIAVNDLNDNTPVITASQSFSIDENAAAGTVVGTVTATDADAETTYSNWSISDGTGLSVFSIDASTGQITVATGASIDFETTPSYTLTITVSDGANTAAPVAVAINVNDRFEYSGGKGTAEQPYLIGSAEDLIFLAANQGEWGLYFEQINDITLASDNSLASIISFTGGYDGAEHIIGNLQFSGGALFSTIEEGAYVQNLGLDINSSGSSGFVSENQGSINNCFVTGDIGFTLFGEGFCDINSGTITNSYSLVNLIGPDNAVAFVRNNSGTIVNCYYAGRIDNVLNASGFSASNSGSITNSYWDTTISGTTNSNGGEGKTTAEMQTQSTFVGWDFETVWKMDDYPVFIWQEIAPESCPVIASTTPVDESCAGLGGIDITLTLPQDEAGNAIIESHEVSITPITADGSTGTPVVTTETPDANGLIAMTGLAAGTYQVKVNTTANIANEGACDANQAEVTIAAPTAPSIVTDNVTYDWNCESGSISGITLSAGSAELSTIQYQWQDAQGANVGELTAYNEPEIVLGDVAAGTYTLNISVAEGNEICVNTASFELTNDGSCNQLSGETLAKLCTLHASLPEYAQAALGWDCSTQSNKAEDWPRATFDGNGNVTALDLSSLELEELRIEVFESFQQLETINVSDNRLTFKDLEELSPVVKTIISTSQANVGDRIDVSFNEGEDVTLSIPNGVTGIDGIVKWYYFVLGESSNDKKPLGNGPEITIDNPSNAFNGATVFAEITNPGFPDLTILRQDIRLFMTQPAVRVNPFKIRLRMGMAGYSSRPVNRITISNGNEVQIDGEPLVGARLSLRDVAADVFIQTGLTDENGEFELLAEYGKAYELYILLPDQSQQYIIEIPANDSGELQVAGQINADGTLDVTIENVVLSNDQELIEVQVYPNPFLDQLIVDVEGQAKLKVFNMSGVLQYEETFDRHTTVDLSNLAKGVYLLEINNAKGKAVSRVVKR, from the coding sequence ATGAGAAAATTATCCTTTATTCTAATCTTTCTTTTTTCACTGAGTCTTAGCTTCGGTCAAGATGTTTCTACTGCTACTTTCTTAAGGGAAAAAGGTCTTTTCCCTGATCTTTCAGGACCTACTGGTTTGGCTATAAGCAGTGATGGAACAAAAATGTTTGTTTCAGGAAATCCAGTCTCAGGAGAAGGTATTGCTCTCTATGATCTGAGCACGGCTTATGATGTAACCTCAGCCATAAGAAATACCACCGTATTTCTTGATATAAGCGCCAGTGGTTATTCACCAGTTGATATCGCTTTTAACTCAGATGGTACGCGACTATTTATCATGGCCAGTAAGTTTGATGGCGTTGAGTATTTTGAAGAAATTTTAAGGTATGATTTAAGCACGGGCTTCGATTTGAATACCGCTTCCTTTGTTACTGCTTTTGATGTTACTACCCAAGAAGATTTTACCACTGGTATTGCATTGAGTGCTGATGGTACCAAAGTGTATGTAATCGGTAAAACCAATAATACGGTTTTAGAATATAGCATGCCTACAGCTTATGATTTGGCAAATGCATCAGCAACGGGTAATACCATAAATGTCTCCACAGAAACAACGGCTCCTGAAGCTATCCGCTTTAGTAATGATGGTAGCCAGCTTTTTGTGCTGTATTCAGAGAATGCAACAGCACTAGAGATTTATGTATACAATTTAAGTTCACCATACACACTTACAGGAGCTAGCTATGCAGGAACAGGAGCCTCTCCAGCTTTAGATTTTAATAGAGTTTGGGCGCAAGGAATGGTGTTTTCGGGAGAAGATAAAATGTATTTAGTTGGTACCAATAGTACTGATGCTCCTATCGTAGAATATGACTTAACAGTACCTGCTGGTGATACAGAACCACCTGTTTTTACCTCACTTACTACTGCAAGTTTTGCAGAAAATGGAACAGGCGTTGTTTATACAGCCGCGGCTTCAGATGCGACTAGCGTTACGTATGGTTTGGCTACTGGAGAAGACAATGATTTATTTAACATTAACGCGACTAATGGTGAATTAACCTTCAAAAGTGCCCCAGATTTTGAGGCACCAGCTGATGGGAATACCGATAATGATTATAAAATTACCATTACAGCGACAGATGGAATAAATGCTGCTTCTGAGCTGAGTGTAAATATCACCGTAACTAATTTAAATGATAACACACCAGTTATCAATGCTTCTCAAAGTTTTACCGTCGATGAAAATGCAGCTGCAGCAACAGCAGTAGGAACGGTTGCAGCCACCGATGAAGATGCAGGAACTACTCTCAGCAGTTGGAGCATTACAGGAGGTACTGGTGCAAGTGTATTTTCAATTGATGCAAGCACAGGTCAAATTACAGTGGCTTCCGGAGCTTCTATAGACTTCGAAACCACACCAAGCTACACGCTAACAATTACAGTGAGTGATGGTGCAAACACCTCAGATGCCGGAACAGTCAATATTGCTGTTAATGACTTAAATGACAATACGCCAGTAATCACAGCTTCTCAAAGTTTTACTGTCGATGAGAATGCAGCTGCAGCAACAGCAGTAGGAACGGTTGCGGCCACCGATGCAGATGCAGGAACTACTTTAAGTAGCTGGAGCATTACAGGAGGTACAGGAGAAAATTTATTTTCAATTGATGCAAGTACAGGTCAAATTTCTGTTGCTACCGGAGCTTCTATAGACTTTGAAACCACACCAAGCTACACCCTAACAATAACAGTGAGCGATGGTACCAATACCTCAGATGCCGGAACAGTCAATATTGCTGTGAATGACTTAAATGACAATACACCAGTTATCACCGCTTCGCAAAGTTTCTCGATCGATGAGAATGCAGCTGCAGGAACAGTTGTAGGAACAGTTACAGCCACAGATGCCGATGCAGAAACCACCTATAGCAACTGGAGCATTTCCGATGGAACAGGATTAAGTGTTTTTTCAATTGATGCAAGCACAGGTCAAATTACTGTTGCTACCGGAGCTTCTATAGACTTTGAAACCACACCAAGCTACACACTAACAATTACGGTGAGTGATGGGGCAAATACTGCTGCACCAGTAGCGGTTGCTATTAATGTCAATGATCGCTTTGAATATAGTGGGGGTAAAGGAACGGCAGAACAACCGTATTTAATTGGTAGTGCAGAGGACCTTATTTTTTTAGCTGCAAACCAAGGAGAATGGGGCTTGTATTTTGAACAAATTAATGACATCACTTTAGCCAGTGATAATTCTCTAGCGTCGATCATTTCATTTACTGGAGGTTATGACGGTGCGGAACATATAATAGGTAATTTGCAGTTTTCAGGTGGTGCGCTGTTTAGTACTATTGAAGAAGGAGCCTACGTACAAAATTTAGGACTTGATATCAATTCTTCGGGATCATCTGGTTTTGTTAGTGAAAATCAAGGATCAATAAACAACTGTTTTGTTACTGGGGATATAGGCTTCACACTGTTTGGTGAAGGTTTCTGTGATATCAATTCTGGAACAATCACCAATTCATATTCACTCGTAAATTTAATTGGTCCAGATAATGCAGTAGCATTTGTTAGAAATAATTCAGGTACAATTGTGAATTGTTATTATGCTGGAAGAATTGATAACGTTCTTAATGCTTCTGGATTCTCTGCAAGTAACAGCGGGTCCATCACTAATTCTTATTGGGATACAACAATAAGCGGAACGACTAATAGCAATGGAGGCGAAGGTAAAACCACTGCTGAAATGCAGACCCAATCCACCTTTGTAGGTTGGGATTTTGAAACTGTCTGGAAAATGGATGATTATCCAGTATTTATTTGGCAGGAGATTGCACCAGAAAGTTGCCCGGTTATAGCCAGCACCACCCCAGTAGATGAAAGCTGTGCAGGATTAGGAGGTATAGATATTACATTAACTTTACCTCAGGATGAAGCAGGAAATGCCATCATTGAAAGCCATGAGGTAAGCATTACCCCAATCACAGCAGATGGTAGTACCGGAACGCCAGTGGTAACTACAGAAACACCTGATGCAAACGGCTTAATTGCTATGACTGGTTTAGCAGCAGGTACTTATCAAGTGAAGGTAAATACTACAGCTAATATTGCAAATGAAGGAGCTTGTGATGCCAATCAAGCGGAAGTAACCATTGCCGCTCCAACGGCACCAAGCATTGTAACAGATAATGTAACTTACGACTGGAATTGTGAGAGCGGAAGCATCTCAGGTATTACCCTAAGCGCAGGTTCAGCTGAGCTCAGTACTATTCAATATCAGTGGCAAGATGCACAAGGTGCTAATGTAGGTGAGCTTACTGCTTATAATGAACCGGAGATTGTTTTAGGTGATGTAGCAGCTGGCACTTATACCTTAAATATTAGTGTAGCAGAAGGGAATGAAATATGTGTAAATACGGCCAGTTTTGAATTAACAAATGATGGCTCTTGTAATCAACTTTCTGGCGAAACCTTAGCAAAGTTATGCACCCTTCATGCATCTCTCCCAGAATATGCTCAAGCAGCCTTAGGTTGGGACTGCTCTACTCAAAGCAACAAAGCTGAAGATTGGCCTAGGGCTACCTTCGATGGCAATGGAAATGTTACAGCACTGGATCTAAGTAGTCTAGAATTAGAGGAATTACGAATTGAAGTATTTGAAAGCTTTCAGCAATTAGAAACTATAAACGTTTCTGATAATAGGCTCACTTTTAAAGATCTAGAAGAATTGTCACCAGTGGTGAAAACCATAATTTCTACTAGCCAAGCGAATGTTGGTGATAGAATTGATGTGTCTTTCAACGAGGGAGAGGATGTTACTTTAAGTATTCCTAATGGAGTGACTGGTATTGACGGCATAGTTAAATGGTATTATTTTGTTTTAGGAGAATCTAGTAACGATAAGAAACCACTAGGTAATGGTCCAGAGATAACTATAGATAATCCTTCTAATGCGTTCAATGGTGCAACCGTTTTTGCTGAAATAACCAATCCAGGCTTTCCTGATCTAACCATTCTTCGACAGGATATACGTTTATTTATGACTCAGCCAGCTGTAAGGGTAAATCCGTTCAAAATTAGATTACGCATGGGGATGGCTGGATATTCAAGTCGGCCAGTAAACCGGATTACTATTTCTAATGGCAATGAGGTCCAAATTGATGGCGAGCCTTTAGTAGGGGCAAGGTTAAGTTTGAGAGATGTGGCCGCTGATGTATTTATTCAAACTGGTTTAACGGATGAAAATGGTGAGTTTGAATTGTTAGCTGAATATGGGAAAGCTTATGAGCTATACATCTTGTTGCCAGACCAATCTCAGCAATATATTATCGAAATTCCAGCAAATGATTCTGGTGAACTGCAAGTAGCAGGTCAAATAAATGCGGATGGAACCTTGGACGTAACGATAGAAAATGTCGTATTGAGCAATGATCAAGAATTGATTGAGGTACAAGTTTACCCTAACCCATTCTTAGATCAACTGATTGTAGATGTAGAAGGCCAGGCAAAATTAAAGGTATTTAATATGTCCGGGGTGCTACAATATGAAGAAACATTTGATAGACATACTACAGTAGATTTATCTAATTTAGCCAAGGGCGTATATTTGTTAGAAATAAACAATGCCAAAGGCAAAGCGGTAAGTAGGGTTGTTAAGAGATAA
- a CDS encoding FISUMP domain-containing protein, which produces MASGDTETLIISGSNFGTDQSSVTVALDGTNLTVQSVTDTRIEADVTASASSGTVTVIVNGKTTTSSQLVTINQPPVISDFTPKSGAVDTEVTINGSNFTADATVTFTNNHEANVEFVSASELKAIVPQNAVTGKIKVTALGIAVETKENFVVDAEEEEEEEETPSEPFIDSRDGKEYHTITIGDQVWMAENLAYLPSVNQVADGSEDAAGAYYYVYGYDGTDVNEAKATDNYVTFGVLYNWSAAMNGSESSSGNPSGTQGVCPEGWHLPSDSEWRQLKTYLGGSSVAGGKLKETGTTHWKSPNTGATNETGFTALPGGFRVDYGMFLNVESVGYWWSAREDGGSTAWYHDIDYDETSVDRNLSYKEFGFCVRCVKD; this is translated from the coding sequence CTGGCATCAGGTGATACGGAAACCCTCATTATTTCAGGTTCCAATTTTGGTACCGATCAATCGTCAGTGACAGTAGCTTTGGATGGTACAAACTTGACAGTGCAAAGTGTGACCGATACCAGAATAGAGGCAGACGTAACTGCGAGCGCTAGCAGTGGTACAGTAACTGTAATAGTAAATGGGAAGACAACTACCAGCAGCCAGTTGGTAACCATCAATCAGCCACCGGTAATCAGTGACTTTACCCCAAAAAGTGGAGCTGTCGACACGGAAGTAACAATCAACGGAAGTAATTTCACCGCTGATGCAACAGTTACTTTTACTAATAATCATGAAGCCAATGTAGAATTTGTATCAGCCAGTGAATTGAAAGCAATTGTACCGCAGAATGCGGTAACAGGGAAAATTAAGGTAACGGCTTTGGGGATAGCAGTAGAAACAAAAGAAAATTTTGTAGTGGATGCAGAAGAAGAAGAAGAAGAAGAAGAAACCCCCAGCGAACCATTTATTGATTCTCGCGATGGAAAAGAGTATCATACAATAACCATTGGAGACCAAGTATGGATGGCCGAAAACCTTGCATACTTACCAAGTGTAAATCAAGTTGCCGATGGTTCTGAAGATGCAGCGGGTGCTTATTATTATGTATACGGTTATGACGGCACAGATGTAAATGAAGCCAAAGCAACAGACAATTATGTAACCTTCGGTGTTTTATACAATTGGAGTGCCGCTATGAATGGCTCGGAAAGCAGCAGTGGCAACCCAAGCGGAACACAAGGTGTTTGTCCTGAAGGTTGGCATTTACCTAGTGATAGTGAATGGAGACAATTAAAAACTTACCTAGGTGGATCAAGTGTTGCCGGTGGCAAACTTAAAGAAACCGGAACAACCCATTGGAAAAGTCCAAATACTGGAGCAACTAACGAAACTGGATTCACAGCTCTACCAGGAGGCTTCCGTGTCGATTATGGAATGTTCCTCAACGTTGAAAGCGTTGGTTACTGGTGGAGTGCCAGAGAGGACGGTGGTTCGACTGCCTGGTACCATGACATAGACTACGATGAGACCAGCGTAGATAGGAACCTCAGCTATAAGGAGTTTGGGTTTTGTGTCCGTTGCGTGAAGGATTAA
- a CDS encoding DUF5675 family protein, translated as MEFELKRTYRSSGTNGALWYDGTLICHTIELPWKDNEANISCIPEGRYLLEKRITHERGFHLILKSVPGRSWILIHAANDAQTELEGCIAPVSELTGIGKGIRSSEAMDKLLEVFEEAQENQNHIYITIKEKSAMNILERVKKPTPKLFRKLRTVGLILAAAGGAILGAPITLPAGLITVAGYLTVGASVLTAVSQVTVDDEVKIPPLPEVKNKGDASPR; from the coding sequence ATGGAGTTTGAATTAAAGCGAACCTATAGATCAAGCGGAACTAATGGAGCTCTTTGGTATGATGGAACTTTGATCTGTCATACCATTGAACTTCCTTGGAAGGATAATGAAGCAAATATCAGTTGCATTCCTGAAGGGAGATACCTTTTGGAAAAGAGGATTACACATGAAAGAGGATTTCACCTGATATTGAAAAGTGTTCCTGGTAGGAGTTGGATTTTAATCCATGCTGCGAATGATGCCCAGACAGAATTGGAAGGCTGCATTGCACCAGTCTCGGAGCTAACAGGTATTGGAAAAGGAATCCGATCGAGTGAAGCCATGGACAAGCTTTTGGAAGTCTTTGAAGAGGCTCAAGAGAACCAGAATCATATTTACATCACTATTAAAGAGAAATCAGCTATGAATATTTTAGAAAGGGTTAAGAAGCCCACTCCTAAGTTGTTTAGAAAATTGCGGACAGTCGGTTTAATATTGGCTGCTGCTGGAGGTGCTATTTTGGGAGCACCAATCACATTGCCAGCTGGCTTGATCACGGTTGCAGGATATTTGACCGTTGGTGCCAGTGTCCTGACAGCAGTTAGTCAGGTGACGGTGGATGATGAGGTGAAAATTCCTCCACTTCCTGAGGTGAAAAACAAGGGGGATGCAAGTCCACGGTAA
- a CDS encoding LA2681 family HEPN domain-containing protein has product MDKLTELNRLLGIESFKNFSEDESLEIFMKLVEYSFDLSTDKGTKRVIELSYQVEPDSLFPEKRFLYHYYLSIAWSDLRKLRKTQSESWNWDHPQVEQEIIHLRSAIKYFNQDKVQHPAVTFCQIHTNLANSFDFCGRFVAAMENWNKAIKIDGTFGMALGAKGNSMIYHGLNSLYDDGHRSIYFGLGYKYLKRAIQFPIEPNALNDYIEKVQYLETQYTWVTDYNPDLNISSESSTNEEELYRIWCLENVLFLNPLNDLGTFKIANHDPFALPNMVITSEKAGSYHSFFNQIKQEYITARLFLFRGSNDDSEHYADRGVLRYDMLDSSINSIQTEQIKTAFRIAYSLFDKISYFLNSYLDLDIKEHKVNFRTIWFDKKGNLREDFIKKRNLMFRALYWISKDLFYNDDQYESVLEPDASEIVKMRNYIEHKSFKVYKKAFQKETAPDMFLDKMSYSVSLEELYMKTLKVIKTAREAIMYLSLGIQWEEREKES; this is encoded by the coding sequence ATGGATAAATTAACCGAACTAAATAGACTATTAGGAATTGAATCATTTAAAAATTTTTCAGAAGATGAGTCACTAGAAATTTTTATGAAGCTTGTTGAATATTCTTTTGATCTGAGCACTGATAAAGGTACAAAAAGGGTTATTGAACTTTCATATCAAGTCGAACCGGATTCATTATTTCCTGAAAAACGTTTTTTATATCACTACTATTTAAGTATTGCTTGGAGTGATTTAAGAAAACTGAGAAAAACTCAGTCAGAATCCTGGAATTGGGATCATCCCCAAGTGGAACAAGAGATCATACATCTTAGGAGCGCCATTAAGTATTTCAATCAGGATAAGGTACAACATCCCGCTGTAACTTTTTGCCAGATTCATACTAACCTGGCTAATAGTTTTGATTTTTGTGGTCGATTCGTTGCGGCAATGGAAAACTGGAACAAGGCGATCAAAATTGATGGAACCTTTGGTATGGCCTTGGGAGCTAAAGGTAATAGCATGATTTACCATGGCCTTAACAGCTTGTATGATGATGGGCATCGCTCAATTTATTTTGGTTTAGGTTATAAATATTTAAAACGAGCAATACAATTTCCAATAGAACCAAACGCTTTAAACGATTATATTGAAAAAGTTCAGTATTTGGAAACTCAGTATACTTGGGTCACGGATTATAATCCAGATTTAAATATATCTTCGGAGAGCTCTACAAATGAAGAAGAATTATATAGAATTTGGTGTTTAGAAAATGTGCTTTTTTTAAATCCGTTGAATGATTTAGGAACATTTAAAATAGCCAATCATGACCCATTTGCATTACCTAATATGGTCATAACTTCTGAAAAAGCGGGATCCTATCACAGTTTTTTCAATCAGATAAAACAAGAGTACATCACTGCTCGGCTATTTTTGTTCAGAGGAAGCAACGATGATTCTGAGCATTATGCTGATAGGGGTGTATTGAGATATGATATGCTTGATTCCTCCATTAATTCAATTCAGACAGAACAAATTAAAACAGCCTTTAGAATAGCTTATTCCCTATTTGATAAAATTAGCTACTTTCTGAATTCATACCTTGATTTAGACATAAAGGAACATAAGGTGAACTTCAGAACAATCTGGTTCGATAAAAAAGGAAATTTAAGAGAGGATTTTATTAAAAAAAGAAATTTGATGTTTCGTGCACTATATTGGATCAGTAAAGATCTTTTTTATAACGATGACCAATACGAGTCAGTTTTAGAGCCCGATGCATCAGAGATAGTAAAAATGCGAAATTATATTGAGCACAAGAGTTTCAAAGTTTATAAAAAAGCATTTCAAAAAGAAACAGCTCCAGATATGTTTTTGGATAAAATGTCTTATTCTGTTTCTTTAGAAGAATTATATATGAAAACCTTAAAGGTAATTAAAACAGCCAGAGAAGCGATAATGTACCTGTCACTTGGCATTCAGTGGGAAGAAAGAGAAAAAGAATCGTAA
- a CDS encoding nucleotidyl transferase AbiEii/AbiGii toxin family protein, with protein MISKPYIAKWKDEAPWTTNEQVEQDLIISRALVALFSDEFLNENLAFRGGTALHKLYLNPAPRYSEDIDLVQIKEGPIKPILKRIGEVITFFEEERVIKQKANNNTILYRFDSEYSPDIRLRLKIEINCREHFNLLGWNSFPFSVNSEWFTGECNINTYHLDELLGTKLRALYQRKKGRDLFDLYYADQHAKLDYDRIIHCYKEYMKFVVGKPPTQKEFLLNMEEKTKSPLFLGDMEGLLNPNLKYNQDQAFDWLINQLSERLI; from the coding sequence ATGATTTCAAAACCATACATAGCAAAATGGAAAGATGAAGCCCCATGGACTACCAACGAACAAGTTGAACAAGACCTGATCATTTCTAGGGCTCTGGTTGCACTCTTCTCAGATGAATTCCTTAATGAAAATTTAGCATTCCGTGGAGGTACAGCATTACATAAACTATACTTGAATCCAGCTCCACGATATTCAGAAGATATTGACCTGGTACAAATCAAAGAAGGACCAATAAAACCTATATTAAAAAGAATAGGGGAAGTCATAACCTTTTTTGAAGAGGAAAGAGTTATAAAGCAAAAAGCAAACAACAATACCATTCTGTATCGATTCGATTCGGAATATTCACCAGATATCCGATTAAGACTTAAGATTGAAATCAATTGCCGTGAGCATTTCAATTTACTAGGATGGAATTCATTTCCTTTCTCTGTAAATAGCGAATGGTTTACCGGTGAGTGCAATATCAATACCTACCACTTAGATGAACTCTTGGGAACAAAACTTCGAGCGCTTTACCAACGCAAAAAAGGAAGAGATTTATTCGACCTATACTATGCAGACCAACATGCAAAACTTGATTATGACAGAATCATACATTGTTATAAAGAATACATGAAGTTTGTAGTTGGAAAACCACCAACGCAAAAAGAATTCTTGCTTAACATGGAGGAAAAGACAAAGTCACCTTTATTTCTAGGTGACATGGAAGGCCTTCTAAATCCTAACTTAAAGTATAATCAAGATCAAGCCTTTGACTGGCTAATAAATCAGCTTTCAGAGAGATTAATTTAA
- a CDS encoding type IV toxin-antitoxin system AbiEi family antitoxin domain-containing protein: MKKIYDYIDQCLAYEQYAFTWDELKTQLNKSDSALRNELSRLTKKKEIISLRQGFYIIIPPRYKQYGRLPIELYVQKLFKYLNKPYYLAFYSAASFHGASHQQVQQNYLMTQIPNVRDIKKGNNYLNISATSNWPKNNIIKRKSDAGLFNISSPALTAIDLIHYQSKMGGLNRIITILEELTEAITAEDLINLLQWYPHTSTIQRLGFIFEEIQTELYLIKPIEEFLKTKPLYPILLSPENKNKPGKANNPWKVDRNIELESDL, from the coding sequence ATGAAAAAGATTTATGACTATATAGATCAGTGCTTAGCCTATGAGCAGTATGCTTTCACTTGGGATGAATTAAAAACCCAGTTAAATAAATCGGACTCAGCCTTAAGAAACGAATTATCTCGCTTAACAAAAAAGAAAGAGATTATATCATTAAGGCAGGGATTCTATATTATTATTCCTCCACGCTACAAACAATACGGAAGACTACCGATAGAGCTCTATGTACAGAAATTATTTAAATATCTAAATAAACCATACTACTTAGCATTTTACTCTGCAGCATCTTTTCATGGAGCAAGTCACCAACAAGTACAGCAAAATTACCTGATGACACAAATCCCGAATGTAAGAGATATTAAAAAGGGCAATAATTACCTCAACATATCCGCCACTAGTAATTGGCCAAAAAATAATATTATAAAAAGAAAATCAGATGCTGGTTTGTTTAATATCTCTTCACCAGCTTTAACTGCCATTGATTTAATACACTATCAATCAAAAATGGGAGGCTTAAACAGAATAATTACTATCCTGGAAGAGCTTACTGAAGCCATAACAGCAGAAGATTTAATAAATCTATTACAATGGTATCCGCATACCAGTACAATTCAAAGATTGGGTTTTATATTTGAGGAAATTCAAACGGAATTATACCTAATTAAGCCCATAGAAGAATTCTTAAAAACTAAGCCATTGTATCCAATATTATTGAGTCCAGAAAACAAAAATAAACCTGGTAAAGCGAATAATCCTTGGAAAGTTGATAGAAACATAGAACTAGAAAGCGATTTATAA
- a CDS encoding DNA/RNA non-specific endonuclease, whose amino-acid sequence MINRNLPLKDSKTLYLKIALSFVLSIVSFSLMHAQEYLPATSSGQVVHHAHYSLSYSEAHEQAEWVYYELTAAEARNNSYGRSDNFREDYNVKTGSASLADYKGSGYDRGHLAPAGDMGFSSAAMSESFYMSNMSPQDPSFNRGIWRQLESLVRSWSTEKAELFIATGPVLENGLSSIGYNEVSIPKYYYKVLLDYDKRNGSYEAIGFLLPNRKGHGDLADYVVFIDQIEKLTGFDFYSQLADSIENNIEARYDPNYWNWKASKVKTYGNSNTSTAIQCKGNTQKGARCRNRTKNEIGFCYLHESQADGVSTEPATRATSVRCSATTNAGTRCKRKTKSANGKCWQHGDDG is encoded by the coding sequence TTGATTAACAGGAATTTACCTTTAAAGGATAGTAAGACTTTATACTTAAAGATAGCTCTATCCTTTGTATTATCCATTGTTAGCTTTTCGCTGATGCATGCGCAAGAGTATCTTCCAGCAACTTCAAGTGGGCAGGTGGTGCATCATGCCCATTATAGTTTGAGTTATTCGGAAGCTCATGAGCAGGCGGAATGGGTCTATTACGAATTAACGGCTGCAGAAGCTCGAAATAATAGTTATGGTCGTTCTGATAATTTCAGGGAAGATTATAATGTAAAAACAGGATCTGCTTCTTTAGCTGATTACAAAGGAAGCGGATATGATAGAGGGCATCTGGCACCTGCCGGGGATATGGGATTTAGTAGTGCTGCCATGTCTGAGAGTTTTTATATGAGTAATATGAGTCCACAAGATCCTTCTTTTAATAGGGGAATATGGAGACAGTTAGAAAGTTTAGTAAGGTCATGGTCAACTGAGAAAGCTGAATTATTTATTGCTACAGGCCCAGTATTGGAAAATGGACTTTCGAGTATAGGATATAATGAAGTAAGTATTCCTAAGTACTACTATAAAGTGCTGCTTGATTATGATAAGCGTAACGGATCGTATGAAGCTATCGGTTTCTTGTTACCCAACCGAAAAGGCCATGGAGATTTAGCGGATTATGTGGTTTTTATTGATCAAATTGAAAAACTTACGGGTTTTGATTTTTATTCTCAGTTAGCTGATAGTATTGAAAATAATATAGAGGCAAGATATGACCCTAATTATTGGAACTGGAAAGCCAGTAAGGTAAAGACTTATGGCAATTCAAATACTTCCACTGCTATTCAATGCAAAGGAAATACTCAAAAAGGTGCTCGATGTCGGAATAGGACTAAGAATGAAATTGGCTTTTGTTATTTGCATGAAAGTCAAGCCGATGGTGTAAGTACTGAACCTGCTACAAGAGCTACTTCAGTTCGATGTTCGGCTACTACTAATGCTGGTACAAGATGTAAGCGAAAAACTAAATCTGCTAATGGTAAGTGTTGGCAGCATGGGGATGATGGATGA